The Branchiostoma floridae strain S238N-H82 chromosome 18, Bfl_VNyyK, whole genome shotgun sequence DNA window gcaaatgaggacttcatttgcataattaatgaggaaattgtattttATTGACGAGTTAAGTTGGACAAATAGTTCATGATGTTACCTTTGCTGTTCCAAGTAGCATAAGTGAATATCCttttatattttcaaatctCCATTTGATGCATTTTAATCATTTTGTATAAAATGACAACGCTGTGATTTCCAAATCCAAATAACCCGTTCATCTTGACTTGAAACACAACAGTGCCTCACGTCAGTGTGAGTACAAGAAAGAAGTGTTTAAAATAGCACAATGATGCCTCTGTGAACAAACTCCAATGTACCTCAACAGTGCCTCCAGAGTGCCTCCGCTCAATGAGATAGGCCCTAATTAACAGAGGCAAGTTAGCCTTGTTAACACAAAGATAGGATCTTTTAATGCCAGTGAATGTTGTATATATTCCACCAAACAGACTCCTTTTTagggaaatggaccattgtttttagttttacctatttttaaattttcacagacaatcaggtcaaggttcaggtacggacctggacctgaacttcCAATATGCTGTTTGAAATACAATGTCCTGATGCATTTTATTTTTccatgttttacatgttttgtgaaaTTATTGGACCACATAGGTGGAAATCTATTATTTAATCTAAGTTACAGTTTGGGCATGTAACTTTGATGCAGTATTGATTTTTTGGGAATTGACTTCAGTTTCATTTCATTCTCACTATCCATCAGGTCCTGCCAGTATTGTAGTGGACAACACAGACTGACCAGTATGTCTAAACGGAAACTGACCGACCCGGATGGGCCGGGAGTGTCTGACTTGGACGAGTCGGATTCCCAAGATGGGCTGGAGCAGGACCACAGCAGCACCTCCACTcctacatcatcatcttctgAGGATGAAGAGGAGGAGAACTGTGTAGAGAGGGAGACATACCTGGCAAAGGACATCCGTCCACTCACTCCTCCTGACCCAAGTATTGTTCCAGGTGACATGACTAGTGCTCCTCATGCATTGTACATGCACTCATCTGTAAATGGCTAGTTTCCTTTTCTGTGTTATGTTAGCGATCTGTTTAAAATTATTCCAGAAGATTTTACCCTTTTCGTCCaatggcagggctcgaaatgcttttttctgcatacctgcactgatgTAGGTAACATTGACACTcatctgcaccagacaaattttacccgcaccactctgaatttaggatcatactaaaattgttcaggaaccattgctactttGTCTTTTCTactctataggtggtaacagtcaatgcagctaataacaatccatgtgCAACtgcattataggacatttatgtataaaacccagtacatgcacccgtgcaggtgcaggtagacaccagaaatacctgcacagatccaattttacctgcatatgcaggtggtattttgagccttgaATGGTTAATTCCTCCCTTTCTGAGGAATCTGCATttgattttatatacatgtatcctgATAtcttgttgccaacaatacaTTGCATTGCATTAGCAGGCATGAAACACCTGCAGTTTACAGAAGAAAATTTGTGGTTGTgggtaaaaataaaaataactttgtCCATGTATAAATGATGTATATATGACTTTTTAGATAGCAGAATGGTCCATAAAAGTGGCCTCTGTATTCCAAGGGTCTCTAGTCTTCAgtttttgtgtaccttcctaaatgtctGATACTGTGATAGTCACTCAACCGCTGTCGTTAGCTTAGCGACCctaccgttagcgagaaatTGTGCCCGACATCGGTCACACAAGCAGTTTTGGCACCGCCATTACGTTGACATACTTTCAACTTCTTGTGGCCAATAAATCTCTGACTGTTTTTGTATCTCCCTAAATGTGTGATAGTCACTTCACTCCTTTGCCAAGCTTATCCCGACAACCTTTAGCGAGAAAGTATGACAGAAGTCGGCTATGGTGGGTCCATATGAGGGTACAATTAATTGGGTTTAGAAAAGGATTATTGTCAAAAAGACAAATTTGGTAAGTTTGCGAGATGTCTGGTGCGTTTGTATccaaaaaatatcatctatcactcagaaaataacactcgcttctggagtggaatgttCCTTTAATTATACCTATTGTCTTCACAAAAGATGCACTTTTGTCATATGatattgctgttgttgtcaATTCTctgaatttttgtttgtttgcaacaCTTTCCAGCACCAATACTGAAGAAAGGTAAGAAGGCAAAGGGTGGAAAGATTGCTTTTGATGGAGTTACAGTCTTCTACTTCAAGCGTACACAAGGTTTCACCTCTGTTCCCAGTCAAGGTGGATCTACACTTGGTAAGTACATTACCCAGTAGGCTGCCATACAAGAAGAAGGTATCATAAattcttgatgatgatgatgattataacACACTTCATATTACATCATTGTAGTCTTATTGCTAAATTGCTTATGCACTACAATGCATGTACACACTAAAACCGCCTATATAATACAAAACATAtcatatattatgtacatttaaCTAACACTGTAACAGTCCCATACCAGGTGTTACATTGCGTTAAAAGACTGTTTTCACAGCACCCATTTCTTgtcttttatttttaaaaattgtcaGTATCTGACTACATTGTAAATACAGATGAATAATGACTTTGCCTCGGGCAAAACGCATCTGCAAGACTCTTGTTGTTTGGGAGTGGAAGCCATCagtgttcagggctcgaaatactgggtgcatgtgcacccaggtgcacccaaaattggagctgttactttacttactttacttgGGCCCTTCGCCCCTGGCGGAGCATAGGCCACTGATGATAGTCCTCCACTGCACCCGCCTCTGGGCCTTCTTCTTCAGGTCCTGCCAGCTGTTGCAGATACTTTTCATCTCCTCCTCCGTATCTCTCCTCCAGCTATTCCTTGGCCTCCCTCTCTTCCTTTTACCCTGTGGGTTCATGTACCTATCTTTATAGTTGTCTTGGGCGTCAGAAGGGGAGTCGGCCTTGCAGCTTCCTTGCGGCTTTCACTGCCCTGCGTCATAAGCCCCCTTTGTGGAGACCCTTCCTTGCCCATGACGGGTTTTTGGATTCTTATCATCGGTGCTTCTGTAACTGGTggctgttttacaggtagggtagtTGACCCTACGCCAACCCATTTTAACCTCTTGGGTGAGGGGTAAGGTCCATCCTTTAGCGACTACCCAAGCTCCACCCCCTCattcgaggttacagagtaggaaCGTGCCACCTACCCCAGGACTAGGAGATTGGTACATTCGGGCTCTCACACCACGACAAGGCGGATGGACGGGGGCCGATGTTAGGGCACCCCAGTGAGagaaaattggagctgtgcacccaattattttctttggGTGCACAGgttgcacccaaatattttcttaggtttatgtatgtaaagatatcaaagtataatagtatacaacatattcttgacatctaagttagaaagatgatagaaatgtctgtcatggtacttgtttaagaatttgatagcttgtaactaagttttattattaggttattacttaaatttaagtggtgcactcaaaatttttttagtgcacccaattttttaagctgggtgcaccggtgcacctaataccaaaaatgaatttcgagcccttgTGTTTCTAAAACGCAACGCTTCTGTACATGAACATCTAAAATACTCAATCAAgatttttattttagtttgatTGAGCGCTGCTTGCTTCCTGATAGTTCTGCTGCACTCTTACCTTTTGATGCGGTAGGAAAATTTCGGACATTCTGACAACAGCGGGAGCAAATGTTGGCATCAGCGATTTGTGCAACTTTTCTTCAGTAACAGCTAGCACTGGTGGAAGCTGCATTGAAAAGCCAACAAGGCTTATCTCAAGGCTAGGTTTTTCCCAACAATGTTTTCTTGGATTAGATGCATTTGTGCATGCATTATTTGACTTAAAGTGTAAAGATTGCGGGAGGGCGTTGTCGATTCCAAGAGTTAGACATATACTCAATGAGGAAAATTTGTACACAATAACTGAAGAAATCAGTAGGATCTTTCTGTCAAAGGGAAGTGAACCAGCTTGAAGGCTTTACTGTAGTAATGATGATTTATTACTTGTTTATACCGGCTATGGCAACTACATATAATGTCATAGGAAGCTATATGGGATTAAAGATCTATTCCTTTCCAGATGGGGAGACCTTTCAATGTACCAAAACATCCTGGTGATAAATCAGCAACTTCTTCATACagtgtataacgctagttcacatttattcGTGGCGtcacctatatccattgtttttaaaaactgatatttggggatatcaagtcaacagacatagatttcaaactacaatgttgcaatttgaaaccatcgtcgtcggccaacttgatatccctaaataccccgtttttaaaaacaacggatataggttacctcgcgaataaaggtgaactagcgttaccggTATCTTGTTCAATTTAGCAAGCATACAAATGATAAAAACAGGTCAATGGCACTGAAAATGTTGCTTCATGACAGAGCTAGCAAGCGAGCTATATTATGATGAATAGGGTAATATGTTACTGCTAGTTGAGCCCAtagtaaatatagaatacaacacaggtTATTCCGTATTTCTGAGGTACGATCGGAATGCGGGTAAGATCGCCACCCAGCCAGAGGACGATATGACCTTCGGTTGGGCTGGGACCAAAGATGATACGGAAtaatattttattcatatcatgCCTCTGTTCTATTACTGTCCCATTGTACTCATACTAGGGGTgagtactggtacagaaaattcaggtccaggtctggttcaggtccagaggatcaggtctgggtccggacctgaacctggaccggaTTCAgtgtgtgaaaatttgtgcatggacgatactcaaaacaatggtccactttgctacaaagaaatatattcgactcccactgctgttttaaaatcttacaaggctaactgcctctgtagaATTGACTATAAAGCATAGTagaatgactataaactctactctacgtACATCGCTTTTGgtattttcttcgaccagtaagccccaaaacatgtgaatgcctgatcatataatctgtccGTTTTCCAATCGGTCAAACACCCAGTCCACCAATTTTTTTGAGGTCCGTTTTTACcagaccagtccaataagaaaaaacgagtttgtaccggtaccttcggtacccacccctaactcATACCCAAATGCACAGACGTCTAAACTGTGAGGTTGCGCCCTCAGGTATGTCAGCCCACCATTGCCATGTGCAGAAGTTTAGTCTGAAGGGATATGAGGAGGAACAGGACCGTGTGCACCAGGCCATCATCCGTCATCATAAACATCAGCAGCAGATGGTCAAGCAGATGGCCACTGATAGTTCCGAGTCACAGGTACCAACTCCACAGTACTGAATTTTGTTAACATTTGTAAGTTGGAATGCCCTTTTGGTGTGATTGCAGCTTCTTTGTATGATAGACATAGTAATAAACTGAAAGAGATTTAAATTCTACCATGGCTTCGATGAAGAGATTCATTTGTCacgtatgtaaacagttaacaAAAGAATTTTTCATCTGGACTTATAGCCAACAAAAATTTGAAggtatgtgtgtttacctgtcaaaactagtcactgattgatgaaaaattctattaactatTACCATGGCTTCCTTCTTCACTCTCTTCATTCCAAATTTGAAAGTATAAAGCTTGATAATGTTATTGATACTTGTAAAATCCTTGCCCATGGGCTAATTACaggtaacaagattcaaacagtgtaaaaacaatatcacaagtatctactctagtctaaaactagtaaaagctaactctagatcctgggttattgggtatGACTCATTTTTccaagacagtggaagacgaaagatcccaccttttctattatgtttggGTTTTGTGATAGtagaagaaatgttttctttttgtcagtgaatgtgaagaAGTTATTAAGTTATTGGTAACTTCAAAGATACTTGAAGTTACCAAGTATCAGATGTTCCTCTTGTTGACATGAATTACAATTGTTTATGTGCATGTATCAGGGAGAGGAGTCTGAGTCGGACCCAGATGACCCTGATGACTACTACTTCCTGCAGCCTGTCGCCACCAAGAGAAGACGTCTCATGCTACGAGCAGCAGGTACGAGcaaatatgattttgatatCATAGCTATTTGTGCCTATGAAAAGTTCAAGCCaagctacatgtaacattattcCCCATTACTTTTCCTTCCTTTCAAGACCACAACTGTTTTTACTGCATTCATAGTTTAATAGTTAGTTTTATTAGGAAAATCAGCCTCGCAGTATGTACAAAACAAGCTGAATAACACTGATTGTTGTATGGCAAATACAAGAGAAATATTTACTGTACATGAcgaagaaacacacaaacaaagttATACGAAATGCCATTCAATAAACACTAAATTAAAGACAGGAATGTCCTAACAGTGTTCCTAAGAAGACTAGTTACTGCATTTATAATACATGTTGTAATGACAAAATCACTTAGCGCATCTTGCCATGGTGCCTTTCACTTAAATTTGAATATATTTTCTACAGTTGTACACTTGAAGGTAGTTAAACCATACAGTGTTCCCTTGACCACTTTACAAGTCTCCAGTGATAGTCCCAAAACAAGAATGTTTAATTCATTTTTCTGCAGGAGTTAAGCGAATTGACAGTAATGAGAAAAGGGAGCTGCGTCAGATCCGCATGTCTCGTGAGATGTGCGGGTGCAACTGTCAGGTGTACTGTGACCCGGAGACATGTGCCTGCAGTATAGCAGACATCAAATGCCAGGTTGGTGGCTAATGTTAAGGTGTATTTTGGTCTGCTCAACTTTATGTCTTTAAGctacaccaattttatttgttgtttctcggattctttcggaaaaaaattgggtcggtcggtcaaaaaaaaatatttaaaaaaacttttttttaaatcgggGGAAGGACAGATGGGAAAGGAACActtaaactttcaacatttagggggttcctggtagcaaagtccaaagtttgaaaaaaaacgaTAAATGCACCGTACAGccactggaatttgaggcccatacttagtagttaatttgagaaaggagaggcagtgaaattttgtcaacacaaggtgtggccatcaaattgaatttttttttttcaaatcagaaaaaatagggtcgggaaatccgagaaacaacaaataagatTGGTGTGGCTTTAACATTACTTCCTTCCTATGACCAGCAGACTCATTTAGCTTTGTAGGACATCTATTGTGCAAGATGTGGTTTGTATAATGCAATGTTCTTTAGAGTCTGTAGGAAGTACAAATGAGTCATACATAAATACACACTAATGATTAGCTACTTCTTTCAGACGGGCACTTTTGATCTCCTTATTGTGCAAACAAGTTGATGGAGGATCTTCCTCTTttaaatgtttgtatttttgtcaGCACTGCTGTTCTATTTCCTGTGGTGGCGGTGATGTGTACATAGTGAACGGTTTCcatgtatgttttcttgtgtggaACAGGTAGATAGATTGTCGTTTCCGTGCGGCTGCACCAAGGATGGCTGTGGGAACCTGGCTGGGAGGATTGAGTTCAACCCTGTGCGTGTGCGGACACACTTCATCCACACCATCATGCGACTGGAGCTGGAGAAGAAGCAGAACGGACTCCACCCCAGGGGAACCACCGGTGGGGAGAAGGTGAAAACGGTTGTGAACATGGTCGGAGCTGATTCTGACGATGGCGCTGTAGTCGACCTGAACGGTCACTCTGCACATGACAGGCTAGCCAAACCTGCCTCTGATGGGGCCCTCCTGGtgtcacctgtcaatcatggaCACTTAGAAGTTGCCTACCAGGTACCCCAGGCTAGTTTCCAAAGTCCTGGAACCTCTTCCACCAGTGGAAACCTTTATAGTTGTGTTCTAAGCCCTCACTGTAATGGTACTACTATGTTGCCCAGTGGTCTTCACTATAATGATTCTGATGAAGAAAATACTATTCAACAAAAATGTGCCATGTCAGCCGTTTACCAGTTTAAGAACCCAGACACCTCTGAATCCGACAGTAGCGACAGCGATAGTTATGTGTATGAAGATTGTTCCAACTACAAATTGTCATCACCATTAGAGTGTTGTGTGGAAGAGCACTCGGCTCAGGAAACCCTGACTACTCCAAAGAATTCTTGCATTCCTGACCTATCTGAAGTTGGGTCTATCGAGGACAAAGTTGGGAAGAGTTACACCAACCTGACGGATGCGAAGCCCGCGGGAAGACTGGAGCCGCTGGGGCCTGTGGTGGACACAGACGGGCAGGTCGGAGGGGTGGAGACTGTCAGCCTCGTGGCAGACGAGAACTCCAATCAAGAGAACATTGTGCCAATACCGCTGGAATCCAACCAGAATCTGTGCATTCCACTTACCGACAACTCCTCCACAACGTGTGAGCTGGAAAAGTTGGGAATGGTGGAATACGAGGAACCAGAGGACAAGATAGGAACTCTGAGCGAGGAGAACCAAACATTCAGCGATGCTATAAAGGCATCAATTGTGGAGACAGTCTCTGTGTAGAGTTGCTAGATTAGTGTAAGTTAATCAACTGCATTTTTTAATGACAGTATAGTGTATAAACTATCTACATTTAGATGTATGGTATTGTGATTCTTCTCTGTGAGATGTCGTTGTGGCTATTCTGTGTGACTTTGATGGTCTATGCCCAAGCTACTTTTaaatgtcaaaaacaaaagGTCAAACAGCTGGGctattttattacatgtattacaaagtTTTGTCTCAAAGCTGCAGATTTTCCCCTGGCACTCTCACCATTTTTAACCTAGTAGTTTAAACATATTTATGAGATGTTATAGCCTTGTTGTCATGGAAATGTTGGTCATGTACGTGTATTTATTGTGATACGGAAAACAGAAGTATGCATGAAGGTTTGACAAGTctgaaaagaagaagatttcAGTTTGCTTCTCATGGTGCCTGACATCAGATTATTGTTACTAGAACATGTTGACTGAAAGTTAACAAAAGGATTTTCCAGATTCATTTAGCTGGATACACCATGCAGTACTTAAAGGTGCTTAAATTCCTTAGTAAAACAGTAAGCCTAGTTACTTTTTGTCTTGACCAGGCTGCATATATTCAGTGGTAGCCAAAGTATGGCTGTTTTGCACAGCCAGGGCttcccaactagcctgtggcgaGCATTGCTGACAGGGGCAATGTTGAAGTATGTTTCAAGTATTTGTTGAAAAGGTGCTTAATTGATTCATCATGTTGCAATTTACATAAATATAATGAAATATACCCTAAATGTGATGTTATGAAATTATTTAAGTAACTTAGACCATGATCacaacaatcattaacataCAGCATTATCTAAAGCATACCTCGTTCTACAGTGGACAAGagtacaaaaatgttgaaaatgtggcTGGACCCAGGGTACAACTCCTCCAAAGGATTGTTTAGAAGGCTaggagtagtagtagtaggaggAGAATTATGTATACgaagcaaatactgtaaatgcatttcagttcacggggatttaattccgTGGTAGCAGGAAACAGGACTTTTAGCagcggttttaagtttgcgacagcaacatgcactgtag harbors:
- the LOC118405659 gene encoding uncharacterized protein LOC118405659 encodes the protein MSKRKLTDPDGPGVSDLDESDSQDGLEQDHSSTSTPTSSSSEDEEEENCVERETYLAKDIRPLTPPDPSIVPAPILKKGKKAKGGKIAFDGVTVFYFKRTQGFTSVPSQGGSTLGMSAHHCHVQKFSLKGYEEEQDRVHQAIIRHHKHQQQMVKQMATDSSESQGEESESDPDDPDDYYFLQPVATKRRRLMLRAAGVKRIDSNEKRELRQIRMSREMCGCNCQVYCDPETCACSIADIKCQVDRLSFPCGCTKDGCGNLAGRIEFNPVRVRTHFIHTIMRLELEKKQNGLHPRGTTGGEKVKTVVNMVGADSDDGAVVDLNGHSAHDRLAKPASDGALLVSPVNHGHLEVAYQVPQASFQSPGTSSTSGNLYSCVLSPHCNGTTMLPSGLHYNDSDEENTIQQKCAMSAVYQFKNPDTSESDSSDSDSYVYEDCSNYKLSSPLECCVEEHSAQETLTTPKNSCIPDLSEVGSIEDKVGKSYTNLTDAKPAGRLEPLGPVVDTDGQVGGVETVSLVADENSNQENIVPIPLESNQNLCIPLTDNSSTTCELEKLGMVEYEEPEDKIGTLSEENQTFSDAIKASIVETVSV